GGCGGTGTGAGGACGAAGGGTGTCAGGTCGATACCTGGGTCGCCTCGGACTGGATGAGTCACATGCTCCGGATCACCGAAGAAGCGATCGTTTGGCTGCGCTCGATGAAGCCGATCTGGGAAGAGGTCGCGAAGCACGACAAGAACCTGGCTCGGCAGATGCGCGACAGCGCGGCGAGCGTGGTGGGCAACCTGGCGGAAGGCGAGAGGCGGGGCGGAGGGCACGAGCGCGAGCGGTTCGGCACGGCCTACGGCTCGGCGGGCGAGACCCGGGTGTGGCTGCTCTCGGCGGCGGCTCTCGGGTACGTGAGCGACGAGGCGGTCGAAGGGCCGGCCGACTGGGCGGACAAGGCGCGCGCGACGATGTGGAAGTTGATGCATCGCGGGTAGGGGAACCGCGGGTGGCTCCGGCTTCGGTCGGAGTCACCCGCGTTCCGGTTCGGTCCCCGGCTGTGGGAACGCCGCCCCCGAACCCGCCCCCGACCCCGCCCCCGCCCCCGACCCCGACCTGACAGGCGACGCGCATCAACGCCGCCAGGCGCTCAGGCGTGAGCGTGTCCGCTAACTCCCCCGCCGGTCGCCGGAGCCGGCACTTCCGAACCCGGGCAGGACAGGTCGGAGAGGGCCGCAGCCCCCCCGAGCCTTTCATCTCGCTCGGTAGAGCCTCCGATGCGTCATCCGGGCGACCCGCGTCAGCCCGTCGACGACGAAGTCGGCCTTTGACCCGTCGCAGAAGCCGAATGCGCGCGCCATGCGCACCGCGGTGATCGCCTCGGCGCACGAGCCGGCGGCGGTGCCGATCCTCTCCTTCCGGTGTCCCTTCCGGACTCCGTCCGCCTCGGAGTGATTGAGCGCCACCGACTTGGCGGCGCGGAACAGCTCATCGGCGAGAAACTTGTCGTGCACCCGGACCTGGACCACCAGCGCGTGGACGTGCGGCAGGAGGTTCATCATGAGGTCGAGTGCGGTGCTTGCGTAGGGGATGGTCATGTCACCCCTCCCCGGCGCCTCCGTGTGTGATGCAAACCGTAGTTCCGTTTGCATCACACGCGGAGGTGCCATTGTGGGGGGGGGCGTGGCCATCCCCGAAGCAAGCGCCGCGCGCGACCGAGCGACCTCGGGATCCGTGTGCGATCTCCAAACCCGTGCCCCGCATCGCGGTCTGCGCGGACGGGCCATGACCCGCCCCGCGTCCGCCCCCGCGTCGACCGCCGCACCGAGCCGACTCCCGCTCCCGCCTCCGCGACCGATCCCGATCCCGATCCCGATCCCGATCCCGATCCCGATCCCGATCCCGATCCCGATCCCGATCCCGCTCCCGCCTCCGCGACCGATCCCGATCCCGAACCCGATCCCGATCCCGATCCCGATCCCGATCCCGATCCCGACAGATGACCGGGGGTCTTTTCCAACGCGCGAGCCCGCAAGAAGCCGGGAGATGCAGCGAGAGAGGGCCGCAGCCGCCTCCCCGCGACCGAGTCCGCTTCCGCCTCCGAGTCCGCCTCCGAGTCCGCCTCCGAGTCCGCCTCCGAGTCCGCCTCCGAGTCCGCCTCCGAGTCCGCCCCCGCCTCCGCTTCCGCCTCCGAGTCCGCTTCCGCCTCCGAGTCCGCTTCCGCCTCCGAGTCCGCCTCCGCCTCCGCGACCGAGTCCGCTCCCGCGACCGATCCCGGTTCCCGATCCCGATCCCGATCCCGATCCCGATCCCGATCCCGATCCCGATCCCGATCCCGATCCCGATCCCGATCCCGATCCCGATCCCGATCCCGGTTCCCGATCCCGATCCCGGTCCCGACCCCGACCCCGACCCCGACCCCGACCCCGACCCCGACCCCGACCCCGACCCCGACCCCGCTCCCGACCCCGACCCCGATCCCGATCCCGATCCCGACCCCGATCCCGACCCCGCCGCCCTCGCCCAAAGCCACCTCCCCCAGCGGCGCTCGGTCCACTAAGGTCCCCGCGCCCGCGTGCGCCGCCTTCTCCCACTGCTGTCGCTCCTCCTCGCGACGCCCGCCTTCGCTCAGCCGGAGCAACGCCCCTTCTCACAGGCGGTGCGACGCACCGGGCCGATCTCCCTCGACGGAAGGCTCGACGAGCCGGACTGGGCGCGGGCTCCGATCCTGGGGGACTTCGTCGAGCGGGTGCCGGATCCCGGAGGCACGCCGCCGGTGCGGACGGAGGCGCGGGTGCTGCTCGACGACGGCGCGGTCTACGTGGCGGTGACCAGCTACCTGGCGCCGGGCGAGACGCCGCGGGCGCTCGAGCTGACGCGGGACTCGTTCCGGATCTGGAGCGACGACGCGGTCACGCTCAAGTTCGACGTGCGGCGCGACCGACGCAGCACGGTGGGGTTCGCGGTGAACCCGGCGGGCGCGCAGATCGACTTCGTCGCGCTCGACAACGGGCGGTCGTTCCGGCGTGAGTACGACGCGGTCTGGGAGGCGGGGACGCACGTGCGGGAGGACGCGTGGGTGGCCGAGTTCCGCATCCCGTCCGCGGCGCTGCGGCTGCCGCCGGGCGACGAGCACCGGATCTTCGGCTTCAACGTCACGCGCGATCACAACGCGGAGCAGGCCACCTACGACTGGTCGCACCTCCCGCCGGAGTTCGGCGCGGCGTCGGCGCTGCACTACGGCGACCTCGGCGGGCTCGCGGGGCTCGGGGGAGGGCGCATCCTGATCGTCAACCCGTACGTGCTGGCCGCGTGGCCGGCGCGGCCGGAGTGGAACATGCCCCTCGAGCTGCGCGCGGGCGGCGAGGTGCGCACCCGGCTCGGAGAGGACATCTGGGG
This window of the Sandaracinaceae bacterium genome carries:
- a CDS encoding four helix bundle protein, translating into MTIPYASTALDLMMNLLPHVHALVVQVRVHDKFLADELFRAAKSVALNHSEADGVRKGHRKERIGTAAGSCAEAITAVRMARAFGFCDGSKADFVVDGLTRVARMTHRRLYRAR
- a CDS encoding four helix bundle protein, with protein sequence RCEDEGCQVDTWVASDWMSHMLRITEEAIVWLRSMKPIWEEVAKHDKNLARQMRDSAASVVGNLAEGERRGGGHERERFGTAYGSAGETRVWLLSAAALGYVSDEAVEGPADWADKARATMWKLMHRG